GGAGGAAGGGGCGATCGCCTCTCCCGTTTCAGGACAGGCTGAAGACCGAATCGTTGCGGACGCCATCACCTTAACGCCCCTTCCTGACGTGTCGCCGCCCGTTGATCTTGCCCAGACTGCCGACGCACCCCAGGCTGAATCTGTACCTGCCCCAGATGCCCCTCAATCCTCGGATACGCCAACAGATGTTGATGCGCCGGATTCGGAGCCAGAGCATGACACTCCAACCGAGACTGAACCCAGCGCAGAAACGCCCCAACCGACCCGTTCTGAGCCTGAATCAACAGCCTCCGATTCATCGGAAGATTCCGGATCTGAATCCGAGCAACCTACATCTGAGCAATCTACGGGTGACGATCCACTCTCCGAAGAGTCACCTGAGGCATCTGAGAACACATCTGAGGATGAACTAACACCTGAAGAACAAGCCGAAGAACAGGCCGAGGCTGCCCGTCTTCAATTGCTCATTCAGGGCGATCGCCTGTATCTAGAGGGCAAAATCACCGAGGCCGAAGCCATTTATCGGCAGGCCAAGCCTCCTCTGGATCCCAACGGAATTTTGGCGATTCGCGAAGGTGTCACGACCCAAGAGGACGAAACGACCGAACCAGAGGCCAACGATGGCTCCAATAGTCTGGAAGTTGGCATTCATACTTCCACACCAGCATCAACGAGTACCCAAGAACCCTACGACGATCCGGTGCTGTTGCCCCCTGCCGGAAGCGTCTATTGGCGCGAAGCGCAGGAGGGGCGCGAAACCCAATCCATTCCCCGCACCCTCGTGGCCCTGAAGCTGCTAACGGAGCAATATCCTGAATTTATTCCCGGACATACCCTCTACGCTCAGGTTTTGCGGGAGCAGGAGCAGTATGAAGACGCGGCAGAAGTGCTTGAACGTGCCACATCGATTTATCCCGATCGCATCGATTTAGCTACGGCTCGCATCCGCATCCTGGAAACTGACGAAAATTGGCTTCAGGCGTCTCTAGCGGCGCGGCAGTTTGCGACCTTTAATCCCGATCATCCTGAAGCAGCGGCCATGATTGAACGGGCGGATGAAGATCTGGATCGCTTCCGTCGCCAAATCCGCAATCGAATTACCAACAATACAATCGCCAAT
The Synechococcales cyanobacterium T60_A2020_003 DNA segment above includes these coding regions:
- a CDS encoding M48 family metalloprotease; the protein is MNIAWKRLLLCSGLMSVGGLTIPAIATAEMFPESHLPQSELSVTVPEEGAIASPVSGQAEDRIVADAITLTPLPDVSPPVDLAQTADAPQAESVPAPDAPQSSDTPTDVDAPDSEPEHDTPTETEPSAETPQPTRSEPESTASDSSEDSGSESEQPTSEQSTGDDPLSEESPEASENTSEDELTPEEQAEEQAEAARLQLLIQGDRLYLEGKITEAEAIYRQAKPPLDPNGILAIREGVTTQEDETTEPEANDGSNSLEVGIHTSTPASTSTQEPYDDPVLLPPAGSVYWREAQEGRETQSIPRTLVALKLLTEQYPEFIPGHTLYAQVLREQEQYEDAAEVLERATSIYPDRIDLATARIRILETDENWLQASLAARQFATFNPDHPEAAAMIERADEDLDRFRRQIRNRITNNTIANVITGAISYAATGTLIGPLTALDSALLLLRGESGVGEAAANSAIARLDMIDDPEVTDYVNGIGQKLAALAGRDEFEYEFYVINDDSINAFALPGGKIFVNSGAIMQTDSEAQLAGLLAHELSHAVLSHGFQMVTTGNMTSSLLLNVPNGDLLNALTILDYSRDMERQADDLGTRILASAGYAADGLYYLMVKLDEENGRGGWSWLSSHPATIERVQNIAAQVQDNGYNRYAYEGFERHQQIQARLEELLEAEKEEEADSDETRETEETTEELSNPNQTQGDRYQLSVE